A single window of Desulforegulaceae bacterium DNA harbors:
- a CDS encoding FAD-dependent oxidoreductase, translating to MSKKIVIVGAVALGPKVACRVKRTDPTAEVILIDREKYISYGGCGIPYYVSGDVSDSSDLMKTSFHMVRDDYFFTNCKDVKVMTGTEVVEIDRKSKKVKIVSKGKEDWLDYDKLVLGTGCRVRDIGIKGLDLKNVYGVGKLQDAIDIKSAITAGEVSKAVVVGAGFIGLEMAEALADMWGIETSVIEIADQVMPGFVGKEMAKIAMTEMEENEVKFYLGEKVTALEGDGSVKKVVTDKREIETDLVIMAPGVVPNSELAKKAGLATGPFDAILVNDRLETSDPDIYSGGDCVAIKNLVSGQWGYFPLGSMANRQGRVIGSNITGSNSQFKGGVGSFVVKIFDGCLCGAGLNLDNALKAGFDAVSVQICQLDRAHFYPEKDLIYLELVVERGTRRVLGIQGYGANGDATVGRINAVAVILDKGATIDDVSNLEIAYSPPFASAMDIINALGNVADNLLNEQFRPIGSKEFEKYWEKIKSGEVALIDCRAEKDARPYVEKYPAFWKSIPQDELKKRIEEVPKDKEIVLVCNTGVRSYEAQINLNELGYEKNVSVQGGVAFLKKYGFDL from the coding sequence ATGTCCAAAAAGATAGTTATTGTAGGAGCAGTTGCTCTGGGACCAAAAGTAGCCTGCAGGGTGAAAAGAACCGATCCAACTGCAGAGGTTATACTAATTGACAGGGAAAAATACATTTCTTACGGAGGATGCGGAATTCCATATTATGTATCAGGAGATGTAAGTGATTCTTCTGATCTTATGAAAACAAGCTTTCATATGGTAAGGGATGATTACTTTTTTACAAATTGTAAAGATGTCAAGGTAATGACAGGAACAGAAGTTGTTGAAATTGACAGAAAAAGTAAAAAAGTAAAAATTGTATCAAAAGGAAAAGAAGACTGGCTTGATTATGATAAGCTTGTTCTTGGAACAGGTTGCCGGGTAAGAGATATTGGAATTAAAGGCCTTGATCTTAAAAATGTCTATGGAGTGGGAAAACTTCAGGACGCCATTGATATAAAATCAGCCATCACAGCTGGTGAAGTTTCAAAAGCAGTTGTTGTGGGAGCAGGTTTTATAGGTCTTGAAATGGCAGAAGCTCTTGCTGATATGTGGGGAATTGAAACAAGCGTGATTGAAATTGCCGACCAGGTCATGCCCGGGTTTGTGGGAAAAGAAATGGCAAAGATTGCCATGACTGAAATGGAAGAAAATGAAGTAAAGTTTTATCTTGGTGAAAAAGTTACAGCCCTTGAAGGTGATGGAAGTGTAAAAAAAGTTGTTACAGATAAAAGAGAGATTGAAACAGATCTTGTGATAATGGCTCCTGGAGTTGTTCCAAACTCTGAACTTGCCAAAAAAGCAGGTCTTGCAACAGGCCCTTTTGATGCAATTTTGGTAAATGACAGGCTTGAAACTTCAGATCCTGATATTTATTCAGGGGGTGATTGTGTTGCAATTAAAAATCTTGTTTCAGGTCAATGGGGATATTTCCCTCTGGGTTCAATGGCAAACAGGCAGGGAAGAGTTATAGGTTCAAATATAACAGGCTCAAACAGCCAATTTAAGGGCGGGGTTGGAAGTTTTGTTGTAAAAATTTTTGACGGCTGTCTTTGCGGTGCTGGCCTTAATCTTGACAACGCCTTAAAAGCAGGATTTGACGCAGTAAGTGTTCAGATCTGCCAGCTTGACAGAGCTCATTTTTATCCAGAAAAAGATCTTATCTATCTTGAACTTGTGGTTGAAAGAGGTACAAGAAGAGTTCTTGGTATTCAGGGTTATGGAGCCAATGGTGATGCCACTGTTGGAAGGATCAATGCTGTTGCAGTAATCCTTGATAAGGGTGCCACCATAGATGATGTAAGTAATCTTGAAATAGCCTATTCTCCGCCTTTTGCTTCTGCCATGGACATTATCAACGCCCTTGGAAACGTGGCAGACAATCTTTTAAATGAGCAGTTCAGGCCCATAGGAAGTAAAGAGTTTGAAAAATATTGGGAAAAAATCAAATCAGGTGAAGTTGCCTTGATTGACTGTCGTGCAGAAAAAGATGCAAGACCCTATGTTGAAAAATATCCGGCTTTCTGGAAAAGCATTCCCCAGGATGAATTGAAAAAAAGAATAGAAGAAGTGCCCAAAGATAAAGAAATTGTTCTTGTATGTAATACAGGGGTAAGATCTTATGAAGCCCAGATTAATTTAAATGAGCTTGGTTATGAGAAAAATGTAAGTGTTCAGGGCGGAGTTGCTTTTCTTAAGAAATACGGATTTGATTTGTAA
- a CDS encoding PilZ domain-containing protein, which yields MAEEKRSYPRKPYFIPIDYIDRNRIYREYIVDINPSGVFIKTDNSVPVGNEISLTLPFPSQNQLTISGIVIRNTSQGIAVRFHKKDIDLISKIESLVEKIEAAAQNDEWG from the coding sequence ATGGCAGAAGAAAAAAGATCTTATCCAAGAAAACCCTATTTTATCCCCATTGATTATATTGATAGAAATAGGATTTACAGGGAGTATATTGTTGATATAAACCCAAGCGGAGTTTTCATAAAAACAGACAATTCTGTACCGGTTGGAAATGAAATAAGCCTTACCCTTCCCTTCCCCTCTCAAAATCAGCTAACAATTTCAGGAATAGTTATAAGAAACACTTCCCAGGGAATTGCCGTAAGATTTCATAAAAAAGATATTGATTTGATTTCAAAAATTGAATCCCTGGTGGAAAAAATTGAGGCAGCAGCCCAAAATGATGAATGGGGGTAA
- a CDS encoding TerB family tellurite resistance protein, with product MGWIGKLIGGTIGLGLGGPLGAILGAALGHKFDKSEQRYLEGGSQTQGFYQSGGRQQKEMTFFVAAFSMLAKIARADGQITENEIQAVKDFMVKDLRLDPVSQQAAINIFRAARNSQESFESFAKQFYQSFKDQEQILELMIDVLFRVASSDGSVVSEEERLIETTSKMFGFSDSKFSSIRSRYTTTASTHYYSVLNSSSSDDNSQIKKQYRKLVSEYHPDKIIAKGLPDEFVELAHEKFREIQEAYEAISKERNF from the coding sequence ATGGGTTGGATTGGAAAGCTTATTGGGGGAACAATAGGTCTTGGTTTGGGCGGTCCTTTGGGAGCTATTTTAGGTGCTGCCCTGGGTCATAAATTCGACAAATCTGAACAAAGATATCTGGAAGGCGGAAGCCAAACACAAGGTTTTTACCAGTCAGGCGGCCGTCAACAAAAGGAAATGACCTTTTTTGTTGCTGCTTTTTCAATGCTTGCAAAAATTGCCAGGGCAGATGGTCAAATAACAGAAAATGAAATTCAAGCTGTTAAAGATTTTATGGTAAAGGATTTAAGGTTAGATCCTGTAAGCCAGCAGGCAGCAATCAATATATTTAGAGCAGCACGCAATTCCCAGGAATCTTTTGAGTCTTTTGCAAAACAATTTTATCAATCCTTTAAAGATCAAGAGCAAATCCTTGAACTTATGATTGATGTTCTTTTCAGGGTTGCCTCAAGTGATGGATCTGTGGTTTCTGAAGAGGAAAGACTTATAGAAACTACCTCAAAAATGTTTGGTTTTTCAGATTCCAAGTTCAGTTCTATAAGATCAAGATATACAACAACTGCTTCAACTCATTATTATTCGGTTTTAAACTCTTCATCTTCAGACGACAATTCACAAATTAAAAAACAATATAGAAAACTTGTAAGTGAGTATCATCCTGATAAAATAATAGCCAAAGGTCTTCCCGATGAGTTTGTTGAGCTGGCCCATGAAAAATTTCGAGAAATTCAAGAGGCTTATGAGGCGATCTCAAAAGAAAGAAATTTTTGA
- a CDS encoding nucleoside-diphosphate sugar epimerase/dehydratase translates to MLKSYRNYLIVLFTDLILFGLSLYSAFKIRYDYGLSENVVESFLWMLPVSILIKAVVFYFFDLYKGMWRYTSTRDLINILKASTVSSLVFIALVLFKTKFEGISRSVFFIDWCLTIILISGSRASVRFFLGYLGEYKTGTGFLKQFFELKNQRKKFKNTIIIGAGDCGEKIYREIRDNTSLDYKVIGFLDDSPKKKGKKIHGLPVLGASDKIKKYVDTAGVEEIIITIPTATAAQIRRIVDLCKKTTARYKIVPGLGELITGNVSLKSIRDVEYRDLLGRKPVKLDNESIGDYLGGKIILVTGAGGSIGSGLCAQILKYKPKELILFERAESPLYEIDLELKNLFPGIKIIPFLGDIQEKDDLYKVFSLRKPEIVFHAAAYKHVPMLESYPWKAVSNNISGTMKLVDMASEFNCEKFVFVSTDKAVNPANVMGASKRICEIIVQNKNRNSNSTTSFITVRFGNVIGSVGSVIPLFKKQIGYGGPVTITHPDIIRYFMLIPEACQLILQAGAMGSGGEIFVLDMGEPVKIDEMARDLIRFSGFEPDVDIKIEYVGLRPGEKLYEELLTEGENVMPTDHGEIMVLKSRECEFSDIKIKIDELKQFAHAQKSEEIRRVLKNIVPEYLPACFEHKN, encoded by the coding sequence ATGTTAAAGTCTTATCGAAATTATTTAATAGTTTTATTTACAGATTTAATCCTTTTTGGCCTGTCTCTTTATTCAGCTTTTAAAATTCGCTATGATTACGGACTTAGTGAAAATGTGGTTGAATCCTTTTTATGGATGCTTCCTGTTTCGATTTTAATAAAGGCTGTTGTTTTTTATTTTTTTGATCTTTACAAAGGAATGTGGAGATACACAAGCACAAGAGATCTTATAAATATTTTAAAAGCCTCAACTGTTTCATCCCTTGTTTTTATTGCTCTTGTTTTATTTAAAACAAAGTTTGAAGGGATTTCAAGGTCTGTTTTTTTCATAGACTGGTGTCTTACTATTATTTTAATTTCTGGTTCAAGGGCTTCAGTCAGGTTTTTCTTGGGTTATCTTGGTGAATACAAAACCGGCACTGGATTTTTAAAGCAGTTTTTCGAGTTAAAAAATCAAAGAAAAAAATTTAAAAATACAATTATAATAGGTGCAGGTGATTGTGGAGAGAAAATATATAGAGAAATAAGAGATAACACCAGCCTTGATTACAAGGTTATAGGTTTTCTTGACGACAGTCCTAAAAAGAAAGGTAAAAAAATCCACGGGCTTCCAGTTCTTGGAGCCAGTGATAAAATAAAAAAATATGTTGATACTGCAGGAGTTGAAGAAATAATAATCACCATTCCCACTGCTACAGCCGCCCAGATTAGAAGAATAGTAGATCTTTGCAAAAAAACAACTGCCCGGTATAAAATAGTTCCAGGTCTTGGAGAGCTTATAACAGGCAATGTTTCCTTAAAATCCATAAGAGATGTTGAATATCGAGACCTTCTTGGACGAAAACCTGTAAAGCTGGATAATGAAAGTATTGGAGATTATCTAGGCGGTAAAATCATCCTTGTTACAGGAGCTGGAGGGTCAATAGGAAGCGGGTTGTGTGCTCAGATTTTAAAGTATAAACCAAAAGAACTTATTTTGTTTGAAAGAGCTGAAAGCCCTTTATATGAAATTGATCTTGAACTTAAAAATTTGTTTCCAGGTATAAAAATTATTCCTTTTCTTGGAGATATCCAGGAAAAAGACGATTTGTACAAAGTTTTTTCACTTAGAAAACCAGAAATAGTTTTTCATGCCGCAGCCTATAAACATGTTCCCATGCTTGAAAGTTATCCATGGAAAGCAGTTAGTAATAATATTTCTGGTACAATGAAGCTGGTGGACATGGCAAGTGAATTTAATTGTGAAAAATTTGTTTTTGTTTCAACAGACAAGGCAGTGAATCCAGCCAATGTAATGGGTGCTTCCAAAAGAATCTGCGAAATTATTGTTCAAAATAAAAATAGAAATTCAAATTCAACCACCAGTTTTATCACTGTAAGATTTGGAAATGTAATCGGTAGTGTGGGCAGTGTGATTCCCCTTTTTAAAAAGCAGATAGGTTATGGAGGACCTGTTACCATAACTCATCCTGATATAATTAGATATTTCATGCTTATTCCAGAAGCTTGCCAGCTTATTCTTCAGGCAGGAGCCATGGGTTCAGGTGGAGAAATTTTTGTTCTTGATATGGGAGAACCTGTTAAAATTGATGAAATGGCAAGAGACCTTATCCGCTTTTCTGGATTTGAACCTGATGTAGATATAAAAATTGAGTATGTTGGTCTAAGGCCCGGTGAAAAACTTTATGAAGAGCTTTTAACTGAAGGCGAAAATGTAATGCCCACTGACCATGGAGAAATTATGGTATTAAAAAGCCGTGAATGTGAGTTTTCGGATATAAAAATAAAAATTGATGAGTTAAAGCAATTTGCCCATGCCCAAAAAAGCGAAGAAATTAGAAGGGTTCTTAAAAACATAGTGCCTGAGTATTTGCCGGCTTGTTTTGAGCATAAAAATTAA
- a CDS encoding SLBB domain-containing protein gives MKRFLKKFFVFMILLWPSYLYSAEITPEQIDKFENLTELEQEYLKSQYQAKKSSGQTPDSFVEHQSVKPRAVETTMGKPGSVYKDTDIWQPGWQGVNLKKYGYDIFSGSPTTFAPVTEIPVPREYIIGPGDQVIIQIYGGDNISYSLFINREGVLNLPNFGPVVASGMSFDEFKSFITNKIKKESVGSEVSVTLGKLRSMRIFVLGEVFKSGSYTLSSLSTLTNALLVSGGVKDIGSLRNIKLKRNGEIIQTFDLYDLLLKGDTKKDTRLLPGDTIFIPVVGSQVGVRGGVKRPGIYELKDETTLGEIINMAGGLWRANDLELIKVYTTDSENKRVCKVVKLDNSNWGNTKIKKNDYIYIPYFQKETQKIITLSGNVFAEGTYEFKKGMNLRTIIPNHEKVKRNTDLEYGIILREKSRFEQFEVISFSPEKIINKTQNVYLKPFDRIYILPKDNSRLTYTNAIVRLLKSRISDSDGVVPTAAIKGNVFYPGQYPLSQGDTVNDYIEKACGLKPFTEFDYYVVSRINKDSGQLFVFNNSLEKDKDFQLEPGDSIYIFSTRVNRANFLKPVVGQILYGMEGGEFEVPEILKVSDDSEVSVSGTEVFEQPEQAEKRLSESAQESIVETPPSVPGETAAEIASSPGTFLGEDSLGEIVSGKGFENSEFPFVTQISGNIAYPGIYPLASEDTLGKLVAYSGGLKIATDFKYIVLVRTYKDNGKIEVFKLDLNNNLNFPIKPLDELYVFSKNTNRPAVLSRVVSKLKSQADNEEASSVVNIGGKVRFPGEYPLTLGLTIKDLIEFAGGFVEGSYEKYCEISRSVIDDFEEFRIKRHKINLSAKGLNGVDAFYLQPRDRIFIKTVPYWREIPSVLITGEVKFPGVYFIEKGDTISTLVEIAGGLTNDAFIDGSVYMREELKQLEKQRYDAYVDQLSAQLSSKKLQGAAVETSQQEDAALLSLIQRIKNATPSGRLVIDLGSVLSKKQNDIRLKDKDHLHIPMYKDEVTVMGEVYTPVSHLYQSGMKVFDFIDSSGGVTASASVKRIYTIRANGRVVPYKSGSKGLFSSKNKDIYPGDTIVVPYDVTAMSGLVFWGEVTKILYNLATTTAALKTVGVY, from the coding sequence ATGAAAAGGTTTTTAAAGAAATTTTTTGTATTTATGATTTTGCTTTGGCCTTCTTATTTGTATTCCGCAGAAATTACTCCGGAACAGATTGACAAGTTCGAAAATTTAACTGAATTGGAGCAGGAATATCTTAAAAGCCAATATCAGGCTAAAAAATCTTCTGGCCAAACTCCAGATAGCTTTGTTGAGCACCAGAGTGTAAAACCAAGGGCTGTTGAAACAACAATGGGTAAACCCGGTTCTGTTTATAAAGATACAGATATCTGGCAGCCTGGGTGGCAAGGGGTTAATTTAAAAAAATACGGCTATGATATTTTTTCCGGAAGTCCAACTACTTTTGCACCTGTAACTGAAATACCTGTACCAAGAGAATATATAATCGGGCCCGGAGATCAGGTGATTATTCAGATTTATGGAGGAGATAATATAAGTTATTCTCTTTTTATAAACAGAGAAGGAGTTTTAAATCTTCCTAATTTCGGTCCTGTAGTGGCCTCTGGAATGAGTTTTGACGAATTTAAATCTTTTATTACAAATAAAATAAAAAAAGAATCTGTGGGCAGTGAAGTGAGTGTAACTTTGGGAAAACTTCGTTCCATGAGAATTTTTGTACTAGGGGAGGTATTTAAGTCAGGAAGTTATACTTTAAGCTCTCTTTCCACACTTACCAATGCACTTCTTGTTTCAGGCGGGGTAAAAGATATTGGTTCCCTAAGAAATATCAAGCTCAAAAGAAACGGGGAAATTATCCAGACTTTTGACCTTTACGATCTTCTTCTTAAAGGAGACACAAAAAAAGATACCCGTCTTTTACCCGGTGATACAATTTTTATACCTGTTGTAGGCAGCCAGGTAGGAGTCAGAGGAGGAGTTAAAAGACCTGGGATTTATGAGCTTAAAGATGAAACAACCCTTGGTGAAATCATCAATATGGCAGGTGGGTTATGGAGAGCTAATGATCTTGAACTTATAAAAGTTTATACAACAGATTCAGAAAACAAAAGGGTTTGTAAGGTTGTAAAGCTTGATAATTCTAATTGGGGAAATACAAAAATAAAGAAAAATGATTATATTTATATCCCATATTTTCAAAAAGAAACTCAAAAAATAATTACTCTTTCAGGTAATGTGTTTGCAGAAGGCACTTATGAATTTAAAAAAGGAATGAATCTTAGAACAATTATTCCAAATCATGAAAAAGTTAAAAGAAACACAGATCTTGAATATGGAATTATTTTAAGGGAAAAATCAAGATTTGAACAATTTGAGGTTATTTCCTTTTCTCCTGAAAAAATAATTAACAAAACCCAAAATGTTTATTTAAAACCCTTTGATAGAATTTATATTCTTCCCAAAGATAATTCAAGACTAACTTATACCAATGCCATAGTCAGGCTTTTGAAATCCAGAATTTCCGACAGTGATGGAGTTGTTCCTACTGCAGCCATTAAGGGCAATGTTTTTTATCCAGGTCAATACCCTCTTTCACAGGGCGATACTGTAAATGACTATATAGAAAAGGCCTGTGGTCTTAAACCGTTTACAGAATTTGATTATTATGTTGTTTCAAGAATAAATAAAGATTCAGGCCAATTATTTGTTTTTAACAATAGTCTTGAAAAAGACAAAGATTTTCAACTTGAACCCGGGGACTCAATTTATATTTTTTCTACGCGGGTAAACAGAGCAAATTTTTTAAAGCCTGTTGTAGGTCAAATATTATACGGAATGGAAGGTGGCGAATTTGAAGTTCCTGAAATTTTAAAGGTTTCTGATGATTCAGAAGTTTCTGTTTCAGGAACCGAAGTTTTTGAGCAGCCTGAGCAGGCAGAAAAGAGACTATCCGAGTCTGCTCAGGAAAGCATAGTAGAAACACCGCCATCAGTTCCTGGTGAAACTGCAGCTGAAATTGCCTCAAGTCCTGGAACTTTTTTAGGTGAAGATTCTCTAGGAGAGATTGTAAGCGGTAAAGGCTTTGAAAATTCAGAGTTTCCCTTTGTTACTCAAATTTCAGGAAACATAGCATATCCTGGGATTTATCCCTTAGCTTCTGAAGATACTCTGGGAAAACTGGTAGCTTATTCAGGAGGGCTTAAAATAGCCACTGATTTTAAGTACATTGTTCTGGTAAGAACATATAAAGACAATGGGAAAATAGAAGTTTTTAAGCTTGATTTAAATAATAATCTTAATTTTCCCATCAAACCCCTTGATGAGCTTTATGTGTTTTCAAAAAACACAAACAGGCCGGCAGTGTTAAGTCGTGTAGTGAGCAAGCTTAAAAGTCAGGCTGATAACGAAGAAGCTTCTAGTGTTGTAAATATTGGAGGGAAAGTAAGATTTCCAGGAGAATATCCTCTTACCTTAGGACTTACAATCAAAGATTTAATTGAATTTGCAGGGGGATTTGTTGAAGGTTCCTATGAAAAATATTGTGAAATTTCAAGGTCAGTAATTGATGATTTTGAAGAGTTTCGTATAAAAAGGCATAAAATAAATTTATCTGCCAAAGGTCTTAATGGTGTAGATGCTTTTTATCTTCAGCCAAGGGATCGGATTTTTATTAAAACTGTTCCATATTGGCGTGAGATTCCTTCTGTTTTAATTACAGGAGAAGTAAAGTTTCCCGGAGTATATTTCATAGAAAAAGGCGACACTATTTCAACTCTTGTTGAAATTGCCGGAGGACTTACAAACGACGCTTTTATTGACGGTAGTGTCTATATGAGAGAAGAACTGAAACAATTGGAAAAGCAAAGGTATGATGCCTATGTAGATCAGCTTTCAGCCCAGCTCTCCAGCAAAAAGCTTCAGGGTGCAGCAGTAGAAACCAGTCAACAGGAAGACGCTGCTCTTTTATCTTTGATTCAGAGAATTAAAAACGCAACACCAAGCGGAAGACTTGTAATTGACCTTGGGTCTGTTCTTTCAAAAAAGCAAAATGATATAAGGCTTAAAGATAAAGATCATCTTCATATCCCAATGTATAAAGATGAGGTTACAGTAATGGGAGAAGTGTATACTCCTGTTTCCCATCTTTATCAAAGCGGGATGAAAGTTTTTGATTTTATAGATTCTTCAGGAGGGGTTACAGCAAGTGCTTCTGTTAAAAGAATTTATACAATCAGGGCAAACGGAAGGGTTGTTCCTTATAAATCAGGAAGTAAAGGTCTTTTTTCTTCAAAAAACAAGGATATTTATCCTGGAGATACAATTGTGGTACCCTATGATGTTACAGCTATGAGCGGTCTTGTTTTCTGGGGAGAAGTCACAAAAATTCTTTACAACCTGGCCACTACTACAGCTGCTCTTAAAACTGTTGGTGTATATTAA
- a CDS encoding Wzz/FepE/Etk N-terminal domain-containing protein: protein MNQTGLPEIYDKEYCDEDEIDILELIKILWDKKWIIIASGLIFSAIAIGYALLSDRYYLAETTLIVGDEGGNKGSSLGRLGGFAAIAGVDLSDSNPDKNYYIAVLKSRIFLKEFIEENKLMSIFYQDIWDDEKQTWILKKDEDPPSIYKACKFFNESIMTVSENKDNSLISLKVSWKDPELASIWANQLVLFVNNYIRERKINEYDTKVKYLEKQIEQTSVVNMQKIFYKLIEQQIQNQSMAQVKKDFAFQVVDPAVTPELPHKPNRKLIVLLGGFSGGFFGIFLVFALNFVSQAKERFKEES from the coding sequence ATGAATCAGACTGGCTTACCTGAAATTTATGATAAAGAATATTGTGATGAAGATGAAATAGATATTCTTGAGCTGATTAAAATACTCTGGGATAAAAAATGGATAATCATTGCCTCGGGTTTAATCTTTTCTGCCATTGCCATAGGCTATGCTCTTCTTTCCGATAGATATTATCTTGCTGAAACAACTTTGATAGTAGGAGATGAGGGTGGCAATAAAGGTTCAAGCCTTGGAAGACTAGGAGGTTTTGCAGCCATAGCAGGAGTTGATTTGTCAGACAGCAACCCAGACAAGAATTATTATATTGCAGTTTTAAAATCTAGAATTTTTCTTAAAGAATTTATTGAGGAAAATAAATTAATGTCGATTTTTTATCAAGATATCTGGGATGATGAAAAACAAACCTGGATTCTTAAAAAAGATGAAGATCCCCCCTCAATTTATAAAGCATGTAAGTTTTTCAATGAAAGTATAATGACTGTGTCTGAAAATAAAGACAATTCTTTAATTTCACTTAAAGTTTCCTGGAAGGATCCCGAACTTGCATCAATTTGGGCAAACCAATTGGTTTTATTTGTAAATAATTATATAAGAGAGAGGAAAATAAACGAATATGACACAAAAGTTAAATACCTTGAAAAACAAATAGAGCAAACAAGTGTTGTCAATATGCAGAAAATCTTTTATAAACTGATAGAACAGCAAATCCAGAATCAATCTATGGCCCAGGTAAAAAAAGACTTTGCTTTTCAAGTCGTAGACCCGGCTGTTACACCTGAATTACCCCATAAGCCAAATAGAAAGTTAATAGTTTTGCTTGGAGGTTTTTCAGGAGGTTTCTTTGGAATCTTTCTGGTATTTGCTTTAAATTTTGTATCACAAGCTAAAGAAAGGTTTAAGGAAGAGTCTTAA
- a CDS encoding FAD-binding oxidoreductase, with amino-acid sequence MKKNFEPEWVKTAPAKNSFRSIFKWGDPNEFKHPNKRLYSLIKKTFDLTDNDFIKPLSDLGNDEVKGESETKILSEIIEKFIEISGNENIESDLYSRVKYSNGKTLEESINLRQKSIENLTEIIIHPRNKNEISQIVNICNKNKIPVHVYSGGSSVTLGHQCPEGGVTLVFSTYMNKVIEFNEIDQTITVEPGIMGPDLERILNQAPKILNAKRKYTCGHFPQSFEYSTAGGWVLTLGSGQASTYYGDAKDLVISQEYITPKGKIKTLDFPATATGPDLGQIFLGSEGIFGILVELKLKVFRFMPENRKKFSFVFPSWKDAVNASREIIQSEGGLPAVLRISDEEETDIGLKLYGIEGTPFDGFMKLKGYLPMKRCLMLGHTEGLKPFSKSVFKNIKKISKKFKGTYLTGYPVSKWEEGRYKDPYLREDLNDFGIYIDTLETSVKWSNLHKVHKNVRSFIKKRNQTICMTHCSHFYPQGTNLYFIFMGKFNSKDEYINFQRKIIEKIDLSGGSLSHHHGIGKMMGPYLKNHIGKNENDFLKAVKNYFDENKIMNSRGILGIE; translated from the coding sequence ATGAAAAAAAACTTTGAGCCAGAATGGGTGAAAACAGCTCCTGCCAAAAATAGTTTTAGATCAATTTTTAAGTGGGGAGATCCCAATGAATTTAAACATCCCAATAAAAGACTTTACTCCTTAATTAAAAAGACTTTTGACCTAACTGACAATGATTTTATAAAGCCTTTATCAGATTTGGGAAATGATGAAGTTAAAGGTGAATCTGAAACAAAAATTTTAAGTGAAATAATTGAAAAATTTATTGAAATTTCAGGCAATGAAAATATTGAATCTGATCTTTATTCAAGGGTAAAATATTCCAATGGAAAAACCCTGGAAGAATCAATAAATTTAAGACAAAAATCAATTGAAAATTTAACAGAGATTATTATTCATCCAAGAAACAAAAATGAAATTTCTCAAATTGTAAATATCTGCAATAAAAACAAAATCCCTGTCCATGTATATTCCGGGGGATCTTCAGTAACTTTAGGCCACCAATGCCCTGAAGGCGGAGTAACCCTTGTTTTTTCAACTTATATGAACAAAGTGATTGAGTTTAATGAAATTGATCAAACAATTACAGTTGAGCCAGGAATTATGGGCCCTGATCTTGAAAGAATTTTAAATCAGGCCCCAAAAATTTTAAATGCCAAAAGAAAATATACCTGCGGACATTTTCCCCAGTCCTTTGAATATTCCACAGCCGGAGGATGGGTGTTAACCCTTGGTTCAGGTCAGGCTTCCACTTATTATGGAGATGCCAAAGACCTTGTAATTTCTCAAGAATACATTACTCCCAAAGGAAAAATTAAAACTTTGGATTTTCCTGCAACCGCAACCGGCCCAGATTTAGGTCAAATATTTTTGGGAAGTGAGGGGATTTTTGGAATTTTAGTTGAGCTTAAACTAAAAGTATTCAGATTTATGCCTGAAAATAGAAAAAAGTTTTCATTTGTGTTTCCTTCATGGAAAGACGCTGTAAATGCTTCAAGGGAAATTATTCAGTCTGAAGGAGGACTTCCTGCTGTATTAAGAATTTCTGATGAAGAAGAAACAGATATAGGCCTTAAGCTTTATGGAATTGAAGGAACTCCTTTTGATGGATTTATGAAGCTCAAAGGCTATTTACCCATGAAAAGATGTCTTATGCTTGGCCATACTGAAGGATTAAAACCTTTTTCCAAATCTGTATTTAAAAACATTAAAAAAATATCCAAAAAATTTAAGGGAACTTATTTGACTGGATATCCTGTTTCAAAATGGGAAGAGGGAAGATATAAAGATCCTTATTTAAGAGAAGATTTAAACGATTTTGGAATTTATATTGATACTTTGGAAACAAGCGTTAAATGGTCAAATCTTCATAAGGTGCATAAAAATGTACGAAGTTTTATCAAAAAAAGAAACCAAACCATTTGTATGACCCATTGTTCCCATTTTTATCCCCAGGGAACAAATTTATATTTTATTTTCATGGGTAAATTTAATTCAAAAGATGAGTATATTAATTTTCAAAGAAAAATTATTGAAAAAATTGATTTAAGCGGAGGATCACTATCCCATCATCATGGAATTGGGAAAATGATGGGTCCTTATTTAAAAAATCATATTGGAAAAAATGAAAATGATTTTTTAAAAGCTGTTAAAAATTATTTTGATGAAAATAAAATAATGAACTCCAGGGGTATTCTTGGGATTGAATAA